The Dendropsophus ebraccatus isolate aDenEbr1 chromosome 3, aDenEbr1.pat, whole genome shotgun sequence genome includes a region encoding these proteins:
- the SIGLEC15 gene encoding sialic acid-binding Ig-like lectin 15 isoform X2: MGEIGKAATLPCSFSHPHKSHDSGLTVIWRIKHPYNGTVVFKCMSESSGDPCKTTINHMNKFRLIGNLRNNNISISIENLTWEDSNRYYCRVELSSDRHDKYETKSGTWLHLSAHPRIVNISVAFDSARGYHAVCTAEGEPVPSLLWINPRNDQEDLFLPSPILKHQRTSELHHLRYDGKYTCAATNSHGKVEGSVYFFKFTAGGSSGMGYIIICAALGAKLLLLFLMVGVVSYYSRADDTKSITDPSRNTQESTYENYTQRSP, from the exons ATGGGAGAGATTGGGAAAGCAGCCACTTTGCCTTGTTCGTTCAGTCACCCTCACAAGAGCCATGACAGTGGATTAACCGTCATATGGAGAATCAAACATCCTTACAATGGCACGGTGGTCTTTAAGTGTATGAGTGAAAGCAGCGGCGACCCCTGTAAAACCACCATCAACCACATGAACAAGTTCCGTCTAATCGGAAACTTACGTAACAACAACATTTCCATCAGCATTGAGAACCTGACATGGGAGGACAGTAACAGATACTACTGCCGGGTAGAGTTATCCAGTGATAGACATGACAAATACGAAACCAAATCTGGGACGTGGCTGCATCTATCTG CCCATCCTAGGATTGTTAACATCTCAGTGGCATTCGATAGCGCTCGGGGgtaccacgcagtctgcacagctgaaggagagcCCGTACCATCACTGCTCTGGATCAACCCTCGCAACGATCAGGAAGATCTATTCCTCCCCAGCCCCATCCTAAAGCATCAGCGGACCTCAGAGCTCCATCACCTGAGATACGATGGGAAGTACACCTGTGCGGCCACAAACAGTCATGGAAAAGTGGAAGGGTCGGTGTACTTCTTTAAatttacagcagggggcagcagcggAATGGGGTACATTATAATATGTGCTGCACTTGGAGCCAAGCTTCTCCTGCTCTTCCTGATGGTTGGGGTGGTCAGCTATTACAGCAGAG CGGACGATACTAAGTCTATTACGGACCCTTCCCG GAACACACAGGAGTCCACATATGAAAATTACACCCAGAGATCTCCGTGA
- the SIGLEC15 gene encoding sialic acid-binding Ig-like lectin 15 isoform X1, with the protein MRALLLSLTSCICLLYNGVGGNTWSLQVSKDVMGEIGKAATLPCSFSHPHKSHDSGLTVIWRIKHPYNGTVVFKCMSESSGDPCKTTINHMNKFRLIGNLRNNNISISIENLTWEDSNRYYCRVELSSDRHDKYETKSGTWLHLSAHPRIVNISVAFDSARGYHAVCTAEGEPVPSLLWINPRNDQEDLFLPSPILKHQRTSELHHLRYDGKYTCAATNSHGKVEGSVYFFKFTAGGSSGMGYIIICAALGAKLLLLFLMVGVVSYYSRADDTKSITDPSRNTQESTYENYTQRSP; encoded by the exons ATGAGAGCATTACTCCTCTCCCTTACCAGCTGCATTTGTCTCCTCTATAATG GTGTGGGTGGAAACACTTGGTCCTTACAAGTCTCAAAAGATGTTATGGGAGAGATTGGGAAAGCAGCCACTTTGCCTTGTTCGTTCAGTCACCCTCACAAGAGCCATGACAGTGGATTAACCGTCATATGGAGAATCAAACATCCTTACAATGGCACGGTGGTCTTTAAGTGTATGAGTGAAAGCAGCGGCGACCCCTGTAAAACCACCATCAACCACATGAACAAGTTCCGTCTAATCGGAAACTTACGTAACAACAACATTTCCATCAGCATTGAGAACCTGACATGGGAGGACAGTAACAGATACTACTGCCGGGTAGAGTTATCCAGTGATAGACATGACAAATACGAAACCAAATCTGGGACGTGGCTGCATCTATCTG CCCATCCTAGGATTGTTAACATCTCAGTGGCATTCGATAGCGCTCGGGGgtaccacgcagtctgcacagctgaaggagagcCCGTACCATCACTGCTCTGGATCAACCCTCGCAACGATCAGGAAGATCTATTCCTCCCCAGCCCCATCCTAAAGCATCAGCGGACCTCAGAGCTCCATCACCTGAGATACGATGGGAAGTACACCTGTGCGGCCACAAACAGTCATGGAAAAGTGGAAGGGTCGGTGTACTTCTTTAAatttacagcagggggcagcagcggAATGGGGTACATTATAATATGTGCTGCACTTGGAGCCAAGCTTCTCCTGCTCTTCCTGATGGTTGGGGTGGTCAGCTATTACAGCAGAG CGGACGATACTAAGTCTATTACGGACCCTTCCCG GAACACACAGGAGTCCACATATGAAAATTACACCCAGAGATCTCCGTGA